A single window of Sporosarcina sp. FSL W7-1349 DNA harbors:
- a CDS encoding YhfH family protein yields MKKDNHSEKICKECGAKIEEHRESMLYECERCIGRHEE; encoded by the coding sequence ATGAAGAAAGACAACCACAGTGAAAAGATTTGCAAGGAATGCGGTGCAAAAATCGAGGAGCATCGCGAGTCCATGTTGTATGAATGTGAACGTTGCATCGGCCGTCATGAAGAATGA
- a CDS encoding tetraprenyl-beta-curcumene synthase family protein produces MSVPIQPMALMSRVYRDVMPVVHEELRYWKQRADLIPNAELRRQALASIEQKTFHCEGGAILALTALGRKDEAIRFIVAYQTISDYLDNLCDRSTSLDPDDFAALHEAMEDAVTVGAPVRAYYRFRNDRDDGGYLVELMHTCQSVLGTMPHYEFIQPYLQKLCRVYSDLQIHKHVRQEERVDRLQAWFAKHRNGLPEMGWHEFSACAGSTLGIFCLVSYALRPDFQDTYPDLIYQGYFPFIQGLHIMLDYLIDQEEDREGGDLNFCFYYDTVEDLFDRLLYFFNVADAYASNLPDARFHKLIIRGLLGIYLSDRKVSAQKDVKPLARKLLKQGGAVSRFFYWNSCGYRWVQDRFLKAGGGPT; encoded by the coding sequence ATGTCCGTACCTATACAGCCAATGGCGTTGATGAGCCGTGTGTATCGCGATGTGATGCCGGTCGTCCATGAGGAACTGCGTTATTGGAAACAGCGCGCCGACTTGATTCCAAATGCGGAGTTGCGGCGGCAGGCGCTGGCGAGTATCGAGCAGAAGACGTTCCATTGCGAAGGCGGGGCAATTCTGGCGTTGACGGCGCTCGGGCGGAAAGACGAGGCGATCCGTTTTATCGTGGCGTACCAGACGATCAGCGATTATTTGGATAATCTTTGCGATCGGAGCACGTCGCTCGATCCAGATGATTTCGCCGCGCTGCATGAAGCGATGGAGGATGCAGTGACTGTCGGAGCGCCGGTCCGGGCGTATTATCGGTTCCGGAATGATCGGGACGACGGTGGGTATTTGGTGGAATTGATGCATACGTGCCAGTCGGTACTCGGAACGATGCCGCATTATGAATTCATTCAGCCTTATTTACAGAAATTATGCCGGGTGTATTCGGATTTGCAAATACATAAGCATGTGCGGCAGGAAGAGCGGGTGGACCGCTTGCAGGCATGGTTTGCGAAACATCGGAACGGATTGCCTGAGATGGGATGGCATGAGTTTTCGGCTTGCGCCGGGTCAACGCTCGGGATTTTTTGCTTGGTGTCGTATGCGCTGCGGCCGGATTTCCAGGATACTTATCCGGATCTGATCTATCAGGGGTATTTTCCGTTCATCCAGGGGCTGCATATTATGCTGGATTATTTGATTGACCAGGAGGAGGATCGGGAAGGCGGCGATCTGAATTTCTGTTTTTATTATGACACTGTGGAGGACCTATTCGATCGCTTATTATATTTTTTCAATGTGGCGGATGCGTATGCGTCCAATTTGCCAGATGCCCGATTCCATAAGCTGATCATCCGCGGGTTGCTGGGGATTTATTTATCCGATCGGAAAGTGAGTGCGCAGAAGGATGTGAAGCCGCTTGCGCGGAAGTTGTTGAAGCAGGGCGGAGCGGTAAGCCGCTTTTTCTACTGGAACAGCTGTGGATATCGATGGGTGCAGGATCGCTTTTTGAAGGCTGGGGGCGGTCCGACGTGA
- a CDS encoding Rpn family recombination-promoting nuclease/putative transposase has product MVSIMIKENPISYEKRPVGQDGLWKKVIGELFEEFLVFFAPELHGQVDFSKGQDFLQQELFQEVVDEKKGRRSADQLIKVHLKSGEAQWILVHVEVQSSNETDFSLRMFQYFYRIFDRYGERITAMAIHTSPHRNNAPEEFSYSYFGTTLHYAYTNRKILEYDWKELRRSDKLFSKIVLAAKVLHETEDEERKRYLFKRRLMREVVRNPNYSHKAVQAVFHFVDFLLRLPKEWEQQLVQDIYPILGKEKELMQLYNKENASPTIASVFEMERLEGKQEGKLEGRIEGRQVGRQEGRMEERRNIAKKLLAENMPIETIAHVTKLSAKEVKDLQKDIQ; this is encoded by the coding sequence GTGGTTTCAATCATGATCAAGGAAAATCCGATTTCTTATGAAAAGAGGCCTGTGGGTCAGGATGGTTTGTGGAAAAAAGTCATTGGAGAGTTGTTTGAAGAATTCCTCGTATTCTTTGCTCCGGAATTGCATGGACAGGTCGATTTCTCGAAGGGACAGGATTTTCTGCAACAAGAATTGTTTCAGGAAGTGGTCGATGAAAAGAAAGGGCGTCGTTCAGCGGATCAGTTGATAAAAGTCCATCTGAAAAGCGGGGAAGCTCAGTGGATTTTAGTGCATGTGGAAGTGCAAAGTTCGAACGAAACGGATTTTTCGCTGCGCATGTTCCAATATTTCTATCGGATTTTCGATCGTTATGGGGAACGGATTACCGCAATGGCCATCCACACTTCGCCTCATCGAAATAACGCGCCAGAGGAATTCAGCTACAGTTATTTTGGCACGACGCTTCATTATGCGTATACTAATCGTAAGATTCTTGAATATGACTGGAAGGAGTTGCGACGTTCCGACAAACTGTTCAGCAAAATTGTTCTGGCGGCAAAAGTGTTGCACGAGACGGAAGATGAAGAACGGAAGAGGTATCTGTTCAAACGCAGACTGATGCGGGAAGTCGTGCGCAATCCCAATTATTCCCACAAGGCAGTACAAGCGGTCTTTCATTTCGTCGATTTTCTATTGCGGCTGCCCAAAGAATGGGAACAGCAATTAGTCCAGGATATCTACCCTATACTTGGAAAGGAGAAAGAACTGATGCAACTATACAATAAGGAAAACGCTTCCCCGACAATCGCTAGCGTATTCGAAATGGAAAGGTTGGAAGGCAAACAGGAAGGGAAATTGGAAGGCAGAATAGAAGGCAGACAAGTAGGGAGACAGGAAGGGAGAATGGAGGAACGGCGAAACATTGCAAAAAAACTATTGGCGGAAAACATGCCGATTGAAACAATCGCCCATGTCACCAAATTGTCTGCGAAGGAAGTGAAAGACCTTCAGAAGGACATTCAGTAA
- a CDS encoding DUF4181 domain-containing protein → MLWIKFMLFVLGIFALNSGIQLGLRKALNLEKEKSTLSYNHVNGLHRKIDWGLRLVFLVLLLLTLNQVLSHDATPDLLLIVWMLQIGLDTGVRVFFEKTAGPEPKRAILTGSEGLFFISVLVMAIRFDWVHLFT, encoded by the coding sequence ATGCTTTGGATCAAGTTCATGCTGTTCGTATTAGGCATATTTGCGTTGAATAGCGGCATTCAGCTTGGGTTGCGCAAGGCGCTTAATTTGGAAAAAGAGAAGAGCACTTTATCATACAATCACGTCAACGGATTGCATCGGAAAATCGACTGGGGGCTCCGGCTTGTCTTTCTTGTGCTCCTCTTGCTTACGTTGAACCAAGTTCTTTCTCACGATGCGACCCCCGACTTGTTGCTGATTGTCTGGATGCTGCAAATCGGTTTGGACACGGGCGTCCGGGTGTTTTTCGAGAAGACTGCTGGGCCTGAACCGAAACGGGCCATTTTGACGGGTAGTGAAGGATTGTTTTTCATTTCTGTGTTGGTAATGGCGATCCGGTTTGACTGGGTTCACTTGTTTACATAA
- a CDS encoding NERD domain-containing protein: MKMKRGFDMAEAFLEGISAVLLPLLLSSWFPFFLLLLLASAILNRKLPVIKGAIGERAVNRKLRKLGAEYTVYHDLYVPNGERGLTQVDHVVTSPFGLFVIETKHYSGWIFGDEYQQDWTQVIYKRKEKLYNPIRQNYGHIQAIKSYMEKEYLSEIHSIIAFSDSVQFKFKNNFKSAKVVHFGNLLDAIKEQHDRKLTVTELQEINQALDRLAGQDKKMKRQLKKEHVQNIKRKIQSRPTGAKSNGQSACPRCGGNLSKRNGKYGEFWGCSNFPKCRYTGKVA; the protein is encoded by the coding sequence ATGAAAATGAAGAGAGGGTTTGATATGGCAGAAGCTTTCCTAGAAGGCATTAGCGCAGTCTTATTACCACTTCTATTGTCATCCTGGTTTCCGTTTTTTCTCCTTCTGCTACTTGCATCCGCGATTTTGAATAGAAAACTCCCGGTAATCAAAGGAGCCATCGGCGAGCGAGCGGTCAATCGGAAGTTGAGGAAATTAGGAGCGGAGTATACGGTGTACCATGATCTCTATGTACCCAATGGCGAAAGGGGGCTGACGCAAGTAGACCACGTCGTCACTTCCCCATTCGGCCTATTCGTCATCGAGACGAAGCATTACAGCGGATGGATTTTTGGGGATGAATACCAGCAAGATTGGACGCAAGTCATATATAAACGAAAAGAAAAGCTCTACAATCCGATCCGGCAAAATTACGGACATATTCAAGCAATCAAATCGTATATGGAAAAGGAATATTTAAGCGAAATCCATTCTATTATCGCATTTTCTGATAGTGTGCAATTCAAATTCAAAAATAATTTTAAATCTGCCAAGGTTGTTCATTTTGGCAATCTACTGGATGCAATTAAAGAACAGCATGACAGAAAGTTAACCGTTACAGAGCTTCAGGAAATCAACCAAGCGCTGGATCGATTAGCCGGGCAAGATAAAAAAATGAAACGACAGCTCAAAAAAGAACATGTGCAAAACATCAAAAGAAAAATCCAGAGCCGTCCAACAGGAGCAAAATCGAATGGACAATCCGCGTGTCCACGGTGCGGCGGAAATTTATCGAAACGAAATGGAAAGTACGGAGAGTTTTGGGGTTGCAGCAATTTCCCGAAATGCAGATATACTGGGAAAGTAGCGTAA
- a CDS encoding DUF3221 domain-containing protein, translating to MGIRQVVIGFVLIALLAACDRKEETFTFTGMIQDSRGHSALVLVDEGESILRSGSEVTINLSVNKEETFENGDRVEVTYNGEVMESSPLQIKTISVEKVE from the coding sequence TTGGGTATACGACAAGTGGTGATTGGCTTCGTGCTGATCGCTTTGCTGGCAGCATGCGATAGAAAGGAAGAGACATTCACCTTCACGGGAATGATTCAAGACAGCCGTGGTCACTCGGCACTCGTTCTGGTAGACGAAGGCGAGTCGATTCTCCGCTCGGGATCGGAAGTCACTATTAATTTGTCGGTGAATAAAGAAGAGACCTTTGAGAACGGGGACCGGGTGGAAGTGACTTACAACGGGGAAGTGATGGAAAGTTCCCCGCTTCAAATCAAAACGATTTCGGTGGAAAAGGTGGAGTGA
- a CDS encoding DUF2243 domain-containing protein, with protein MASKTIHWENRSAFAKRNLWAGILFGLGFVAFIDETVFHQLLHWHKFYDKSTVAIGLVSDGLFHAFSWFATVGGLFLVADLARRQALWHKMFWGGKLLGGGAFQLYDGTIQHKVMRIHQIRYNVEILPYDLVWNISAVILILIGMLLISSARRDERQAKGAVVHAS; from the coding sequence ATGGCATCCAAAACAATTCATTGGGAAAATCGTTCCGCGTTTGCGAAGCGGAACTTGTGGGCGGGCATTCTGTTCGGGCTCGGATTTGTGGCGTTCATTGACGAAACGGTATTCCACCAATTGCTCCATTGGCATAAATTTTATGATAAATCGACGGTCGCCATCGGGCTCGTGTCGGACGGGCTGTTCCATGCGTTCAGCTGGTTTGCGACGGTCGGCGGGCTGTTCCTCGTAGCGGATCTGGCTCGAAGGCAGGCGCTTTGGCATAAGATGTTCTGGGGCGGCAAGCTGCTCGGCGGCGGCGCGTTCCAACTCTATGACGGAACGATCCAACATAAGGTAATGAGGATCCACCAGATCCGCTACAATGTCGAAATTCTTCCGTATGACTTAGTGTGGAATATCTCGGCAGTGATCCTGATTTTGATCGGTATGCTGTTGATTTCTTCTGCACGTCGCGACGAACGGCAGGCGAAAGGAGCGGTCGTCCATGCATCCTGA
- a CDS encoding cytochrome c oxidase assembly protein — protein sequence MHPEPFVWTFTDWFFGIPALLAIILYTTAVRTSNRRSNLRLWPWHRTLFWLLGVLLVALALVGPLARRSHDGFVAHMVGHLLLGMLGPLLLALAAPMTLLLRTLPVRAARKMSRLLKSPVARFYTHPIVASILNIGGLWLLYTTPLYEAMHHHIWLHIMIHIHVFAAGYLFTISLLYIDPVAHRLSFRYRTTIFIFALAGHGILSKFLYAYPPAGVPVEQARSGAMFMYYGGDAVDLILIILLFQQWYRSIRVPQLSNA from the coding sequence ATGCATCCTGAACCGTTCGTCTGGACGTTCACCGATTGGTTTTTCGGCATTCCCGCCCTCCTCGCCATTATCCTATACACGACGGCCGTCCGTACAAGCAACCGGCGCAGCAATCTCCGCCTGTGGCCTTGGCACCGGACGCTGTTCTGGCTACTTGGCGTGCTGTTAGTCGCCCTTGCGCTCGTCGGACCACTCGCCCGTCGCTCGCATGATGGTTTCGTCGCGCATATGGTCGGACATCTGCTCCTCGGGATGCTCGGGCCGTTACTTCTCGCACTCGCCGCCCCGATGACGCTGCTGCTCCGGACGCTTCCTGTCCGCGCGGCGCGGAAAATGAGCCGGCTTCTGAAAAGTCCGGTCGCCCGCTTCTATACGCACCCGATCGTCGCGTCAATATTGAACATCGGGGGACTCTGGCTATTGTATACGACGCCTCTATATGAAGCTATGCACCACCATATATGGCTTCATATCATGATCCACATCCATGTTTTCGCAGCTGGCTATCTTTTTACGATCTCCCTGCTTTATATTGATCCCGTTGCGCACCGGCTCAGCTTTCGGTACCGCACGACTATCTTCATCTTTGCATTGGCGGGGCATGGCATCCTGTCAAAGTTCCTGTACGCCTATCCGCCCGCGGGTGTCCCGGTCGAACAAGCCCGCTCCGGCGCGATGTTCATGTATTACGGGGGCGATGCGGTTGATTTGATCCTCATCATCCTGCTGTTCCAGCAATGGTACAGGTCGATTCGCGTGCCACAGCTATCCAACGCCTGA
- the cax gene encoding calcium/proton exchanger, with amino-acid sequence MDRIMAILAFVGVPLVGIGAFLHWSAITMFVLCCIAIIALSGYIGRATESLAIVSGPRIGGLLNATFGNAVELIISIFTLKAGLVGIVLASLTGSVLGNLLLVLGLSFFAGGIKFQRQKFSLHDARYNSGLLIFAIIVAFVIPEVFSMSMNPRTTFNLSIGISVILIAIYLAGLFFKLVTHRGVFSSSDVPAEETEEPEWTKGRSILVLLVATVAVAFVSEQLVHTFETLGEKFGWTELFIGVIIVAIVGNAAEHVSAITMAIKNRMDVSVEIAVGSTLQVAMFVAPILVLISIFMPVAMPLVFTIPELVAMITAALLVINLSNDGESNWFEGLILFAAYIIMGIGFYLL; translated from the coding sequence ATGGATCGGATCATGGCGATATTGGCGTTCGTCGGGGTGCCGCTTGTGGGCATCGGTGCGTTTCTGCATTGGTCCGCAATCACGATGTTCGTGCTTTGCTGCATTGCCATCATTGCGCTGTCCGGCTATATCGGTCGGGCGACGGAAAGTTTAGCGATTGTCAGCGGGCCGCGGATCGGTGGGTTGCTCAACGCGACGTTTGGGAACGCCGTGGAACTGATTATTTCCATTTTCACCTTGAAGGCCGGGTTGGTCGGCATCGTGCTTGCGTCGTTGACGGGTTCCGTCCTCGGAAACTTGCTCCTCGTGCTGGGCTTGTCCTTCTTTGCAGGGGGCATCAAATTCCAGCGACAGAAGTTCAGTCTGCATGATGCCCGCTATAATTCCGGATTGCTCATTTTCGCGATCATCGTCGCGTTCGTTATTCCAGAAGTGTTCTCAATGTCGATGAACCCACGGACGACATTCAATTTGAGCATCGGCATCTCGGTCATCTTGATCGCGATTTATTTGGCCGGCTTGTTTTTTAAGCTTGTCACACATCGAGGGGTGTTTTCCTCGTCCGATGTGCCGGCGGAAGAGACGGAGGAACCGGAGTGGACGAAGGGGCGATCGATCCTCGTCTTGCTTGTCGCCACGGTGGCGGTCGCGTTCGTCTCGGAACAGCTCGTCCATACATTTGAAACGCTCGGCGAAAAATTCGGCTGGACGGAGTTGTTCATCGGGGTCATCATCGTCGCCATTGTCGGGAATGCGGCGGAACACGTCTCGGCTATTACGATGGCTATCAAGAACCGGATGGATGTGTCTGTGGAAATCGCGGTCGGCTCGACGTTGCAGGTGGCGATGTTCGTGGCGCCGATTCTCGTCCTCATTTCGATTTTCATGCCAGTGGCGATGCCGCTCGTGTTTACGATTCCGGAGCTCGTCGCAATGATCACCGCCGCTCTGCTCGTTATCAACTTATCGAATGACGGCGAATCGAACTGGTTTGAAGGGCTGATATTATTTGCGGCGTACATCATTATGGGCATTGGGTTTTATTTATTATAA
- a CDS encoding DUF1540 domain-containing protein, translating into MGQRILCEVNNCTYWGAGNKCHADVIYVVSQHGKQAADSEETDCKTFKPED; encoded by the coding sequence ATGGGTCAACGCATCCTTTGTGAAGTCAACAACTGCACGTATTGGGGCGCCGGCAACAAATGTCACGCGGACGTCATCTACGTCGTCAGCCAACACGGCAAACAAGCCGCCGACAGCGAAGAAACCGACTGCAAAACATTCAAACCGGAAGACTGA
- a CDS encoding DUF169 domain-containing protein, translated as MNAETQTSYDLKEMVNELNQYLKLKTIPIGMKMYSSAEEMEAVPKIRRPGRRHLLDQIVAQSARLGWTVGITANDLAMKQCGAIAGLLPQDEDWLSGEAMDGVWFGTREDSAAHQESLDVVKFGKYKALAVSPLESGRIENPDICLLYGTPGQMILLINGLQWVGFQKFEWSVAGESSCADSWGRALSTGTPSLSIPCYAERRYGGVLDDELLMAIPPADLAKGIEGLKKLAKNGLRYPIPQYGIQSDPTESLEPIYPDWVRPTI; from the coding sequence ATGAATGCAGAAACGCAAACATCGTATGATTTGAAAGAAATGGTGAACGAGCTCAATCAGTATCTGAAGCTCAAGACGATTCCGATTGGGATGAAAATGTATTCGTCTGCCGAAGAAATGGAAGCGGTTCCAAAGATTCGCCGGCCAGGACGCCGTCACTTGCTCGATCAGATTGTCGCTCAATCGGCGCGGCTTGGTTGGACGGTCGGCATCACGGCCAATGATCTGGCGATGAAGCAATGCGGCGCTATCGCAGGACTCCTGCCTCAGGACGAGGACTGGCTATCGGGGGAAGCTATGGATGGAGTCTGGTTCGGCACACGCGAAGATTCAGCCGCGCACCAAGAAAGTTTGGACGTCGTCAAATTTGGGAAATATAAAGCACTTGCCGTTTCGCCTCTCGAATCGGGGCGAATCGAGAATCCGGATATATGCCTGCTCTACGGGACACCGGGACAGATGATCCTTTTAATCAACGGCCTGCAATGGGTCGGATTCCAGAAGTTCGAATGGAGCGTTGCTGGGGAAAGTTCGTGCGCGGATTCATGGGGACGTGCCTTGTCGACCGGGACGCCAAGCCTATCCATCCCGTGCTACGCGGAACGCCGGTATGGCGGCGTGCTGGATGATGAACTGCTTATGGCCATCCCGCCTGCCGACTTGGCGAAAGGGATCGAAGGCTTGAAAAAATTGGCTAAAAACGGTCTTCGCTACCCGATCCCGCAATACGGAATCCAGTCCGATCCGACCGAAAGCCTCGAGCCGATTTACCCGGACTGGGTGCGGCCGACGATTTGA
- a CDS encoding YitT family protein, translated as MFFIEVKRIIAVILGSLLVALSLNFFLINANVYASGFSGVAQLVSSVLYDYFSVALSTGVLLLLLNIPVVLLGWFKVGKGFTIYSIVSVAFMTLFLELLPVLSVSDDIILNAVAGGVLMGIGVGYTLKLGASTGGLDIIAMLLSRKKGKPIGTYFLILNGVIIVLAGILYEPENALYTMLTLYVTTAVIDAIHTRHEKLTAMIVTNEADELQQAIHRTMVRGITILPAKGAYSKEDKHMLYVVITRYELYDLEKIITEVDPKAFTNIVQTVGIFGFFRKEGEVVE; from the coding sequence ATGTTTTTTATCGAAGTTAAGCGCATTATCGCCGTCATCCTCGGCTCATTGCTCGTTGCGCTCTCATTGAATTTTTTCCTAATCAATGCCAATGTCTATGCCAGCGGATTTTCCGGTGTCGCTCAATTGGTGTCGAGTGTGCTCTATGATTATTTCAGCGTCGCGTTAAGCACAGGGGTTTTATTACTGCTTTTGAACATTCCGGTGGTCCTGCTCGGCTGGTTTAAAGTCGGGAAGGGATTCACGATTTACAGCATCGTCTCGGTCGCGTTCATGACGTTATTCCTTGAATTGCTGCCTGTGTTGTCGGTGTCGGATGACATCATCTTGAATGCGGTCGCTGGCGGAGTCCTGATGGGAATCGGTGTTGGCTACACGCTGAAACTTGGGGCATCGACAGGAGGCTTGGATATCATCGCGATGCTGCTGTCCCGCAAGAAAGGCAAGCCGATCGGTACGTATTTTCTCATTCTGAACGGCGTCATCATTGTTTTGGCGGGGATTTTGTATGAACCGGAAAATGCACTCTATACGATGCTGACCTTATATGTAACGACCGCTGTCATAGATGCAATTCATACGCGCCATGAGAAGTTGACCGCTATGATTGTAACGAACGAGGCGGACGAATTGCAACAGGCGATCCATCGGACCATGGTTCGCGGGATTACGATCTTGCCTGCCAAAGGGGCCTATTCGAAAGAGGATAAGCATATGTTGTACGTCGTCATCACGCGCTATGAATTATATGATTTGGAGAAGATCATCACGGAAGTAGACCCGAAAGCGTTCACGAACATCGTGCAAACGGTTGGGATTTTCGGCTTCTTCCGGAAAGAGGGCGAAGTGGTGGAATGA
- a CDS encoding DUF378 domain-containing protein, with product MGTLQRIALALVIIGALNWGLISLFQFDLVATLFGGQGAFWSRVVYGLVGLSGLICLGLLFKPEESRQDRTEVRREPRFTNPNLHTEFGEEHDLTRRRNSDVDQED from the coding sequence ATGGGGACATTGCAACGGATTGCATTGGCATTAGTCATTATCGGGGCGCTGAACTGGGGATTGATCAGCTTATTTCAATTTGACCTGGTCGCTACGTTATTCGGCGGGCAGGGCGCGTTTTGGTCACGTGTCGTGTATGGGCTCGTCGGCTTGAGCGGACTTATTTGCTTGGGACTGTTGTTCAAGCCGGAGGAAAGCCGCCAAGATCGGACGGAAGTGCGGCGGGAGCCACGGTTTACGAATCCGAACCTCCATACTGAGTTCGGGGAAGAACATGATCTGACACGCAGACGGAATTCAGACGTGGATCAGGAAGACTAA
- a CDS encoding methyl-accepting chemotaxis protein, with amino-acid sequence MRLTVGRKLWGGFLTVLLFLVIVGLAGYGSLSQMNEQYRFLIDDRIQKVLLLEEMGALQSNMTGEIRGFLLLKDGVHLMSRMELSDRFEQIHQQLTEMTASTENKAILEEIREANQSYTGILDMVLVDASNGKFESALANMPNASGYERQIADQIAQLIEIEKAEMVKTESALEAQSAQTRTLIMALIGAAILTSVLVAYFIGRSIARPVSQMTAAITEIARGNLATEPVKIRNRDEIGDMAKAYNAMTEDLRNIIMRARDTSVQVAVQAEELSASSEESLAASEMVADISERNLTGSDEQVTIVGATTSAMEEMVAGIDRITGENEAMLRSSEEVSRLVAQGADYMDNVTEQMNRIHAASDQTADWMKEMAEHSKSIRNVTGLITAIAEQTNLLALNAAIEAARAGEHGKGFAVVAEEVRHLAEQSRTSAAEIGQTVDTMIADVARIVESTDESNERVQEGLAVTKQTNEVFDQIEHAERDVAEKITTVTAAIEQIRQMTSHVVKGAAKVQDLAQRASTEAQSTSAATEQQLAANEEISSNAQILAELAEKLQLDMEHFTV; translated from the coding sequence ATGCGATTGACTGTGGGTCGGAAGTTATGGGGAGGATTTCTGACGGTGCTCCTTTTTTTGGTCATTGTTGGATTGGCGGGATACGGATCGCTGTCTCAAATGAATGAACAGTATCGATTTTTGATCGATGACCGGATTCAGAAGGTTTTATTGCTGGAGGAAATGGGGGCCCTTCAAAGTAATATGACTGGAGAAATCCGCGGTTTTTTATTATTGAAAGATGGTGTGCATCTGATGAGCCGGATGGAGTTGAGCGACCGTTTCGAGCAGATTCATCAACAACTGACGGAGATGACGGCAAGTACCGAGAACAAAGCTATCTTGGAGGAAATCCGCGAGGCCAATCAAAGCTATACGGGCATTTTGGATATGGTGCTCGTCGATGCCAGTAACGGCAAATTTGAAAGCGCTTTAGCGAATATGCCAAACGCCTCCGGGTATGAGCGGCAGATTGCAGATCAGATAGCACAACTCATTGAAATTGAGAAAGCGGAAATGGTCAAAACAGAGAGCGCGCTGGAAGCCCAATCGGCCCAGACACGCACCCTCATCATGGCACTGATCGGTGCCGCGATTTTGACGAGTGTCCTAGTAGCGTACTTCATCGGCCGCAGCATCGCACGTCCGGTCAGTCAGATGACCGCCGCCATCACGGAAATCGCCCGGGGCAATCTGGCGACGGAGCCGGTAAAGATCCGGAATCGCGACGAAATTGGAGATATGGCGAAAGCGTATAACGCCATGACGGAGGACTTGCGGAACATCATCATGCGCGCCCGGGATACATCCGTCCAAGTGGCGGTCCAAGCAGAAGAACTTTCCGCCAGTTCCGAAGAGAGCCTAGCCGCTTCAGAAATGGTCGCGGACATTTCGGAGCGCAATCTGACCGGAAGCGACGAACAAGTTACGATTGTCGGCGCCACGACATCCGCGATGGAAGAAATGGTCGCAGGAATCGACCGAATCACCGGGGAAAATGAAGCGATGCTCCGCTCCTCCGAAGAAGTGTCGCGCCTTGTCGCACAAGGCGCAGACTATATGGATAATGTCACGGAGCAAATGAACCGCATTCATGCGGCGAGCGACCAGACCGCGGATTGGATGAAGGAGATGGCGGAGCATTCGAAAAGCATCCGCAACGTCACTGGCCTCATCACCGCCATTGCTGAGCAGACGAATCTGCTCGCCTTGAACGCGGCCATCGAAGCAGCACGGGCGGGCGAACACGGGAAAGGGTTCGCAGTTGTTGCAGAAGAAGTGCGCCATCTCGCCGAACAATCCCGCACTTCTGCCGCCGAAATCGGCCAGACGGTGGATACGATGATTGCGGATGTCGCCCGCATTGTCGAAAGCACCGACGAAAGCAATGAACGGGTGCAGGAAGGGCTTGCCGTGACGAAGCAGACGAACGAAGTGTTCGACCAAATCGAACATGCCGAACGGGATGTCGCTGAAAAAATCACCACTGTCACCGCCGCCATCGAACAAATTCGACAGATGACCAGCCACGTCGTAAAAGGAGCCGCGAAAGTGCAAGATCTCGCCCAGCGTGCCTCTACCGAAGCCCAATCGACGAGCGCCGCGACTGAACAACAACTGGCCGCCAACGAGGAAATCTCCTCCAACGCCCAAATCCTCGCCGAACTCGCCGAGAAACTGCAATTGGATATGGAGCATTTTACGGTCTGA